The following are encoded in a window of Shewanella psychrotolerans genomic DNA:
- a CDS encoding RsmB/NOP family class I SAM-dependent RNA methyltransferase yields MVDTSASPLTSAATDKASNVSITETIHQDVNADTSPHKRALSYSITIHQLFEQVMQSKMPADRVVAEYFRTHKKHGSKDRRVIRESLFGLFRWHGWLKQLPQVCNAPQAWFASLVLTAKIEDHPWQDIRDAWFSFAALTELEHINNTNDISSLVLKLKMMQNCFSELAIAITDLVPNWFWAHYPDSTPQEQHALIESLCSRPPIWGRLQGIDGNKAIAALSDSDIPASMSAYFSDAINLGHKSINLNGLTLYTEGQLEIQDLGSQVIGNICMPKDDQLWWDTCSGAGGKTLQLRSLMLQQNPHSKGSIVASDIRRKPLEELNKRAKRAGFTQIRVSPWQSDALPVPSEHFDGVLVDAPCSCTGTWRRNPDMRWLDDETAITDKPALQLDILSRASAAVKSGGVLVYATCSLSPSENEAVVESFLATHGEFTLQALTHPFTGDVSSMLTVLPYQADSDGMFVAKMVKG; encoded by the coding sequence ATGGTCGATACTTCAGCTTCTCCATTAACCTCAGCAGCGACAGATAAGGCATCGAACGTGTCGATAACTGAAACCATCCATCAAGATGTAAATGCTGATACATCCCCCCATAAACGCGCATTGAGTTACAGCATCACTATTCATCAACTATTTGAACAAGTGATGCAGAGTAAGATGCCCGCGGATCGCGTAGTCGCAGAGTATTTTCGTACCCATAAAAAACATGGTTCAAAAGACAGACGCGTCATTAGAGAAAGTTTGTTTGGGCTATTCCGCTGGCACGGGTGGCTGAAACAACTGCCTCAAGTGTGTAATGCACCTCAAGCCTGGTTTGCTTCATTAGTGTTAACGGCAAAAATCGAAGATCATCCATGGCAAGATATTCGTGATGCCTGGTTTAGTTTTGCGGCATTAACTGAACTTGAACACATTAATAACACAAATGATATTAGTAGCTTAGTTCTCAAGCTTAAGATGATGCAAAACTGCTTTAGTGAGCTTGCTATTGCCATTACCGATTTGGTGCCTAACTGGTTCTGGGCGCACTATCCTGACTCGACACCACAAGAGCAACATGCCCTTATCGAATCCCTATGCTCTCGTCCACCGATATGGGGACGCCTACAAGGAATAGATGGCAACAAGGCTATCGCGGCATTAAGCGATAGCGACATCCCAGCATCGATGAGCGCCTACTTTAGTGATGCCATTAATCTTGGCCATAAGAGCATTAACCTTAATGGATTAACACTCTATACCGAAGGCCAACTGGAGATCCAAGATCTCGGTTCTCAGGTAATAGGTAATATCTGTATGCCAAAAGATGATCAGCTATGGTGGGATACTTGCAGCGGTGCGGGCGGAAAAACGCTGCAGCTGCGCTCCTTGATGTTACAGCAAAACCCTCACAGCAAAGGCAGTATAGTGGCCTCTGATATTCGTCGTAAGCCACTAGAAGAGCTGAATAAACGAGCTAAGCGGGCAGGCTTTACACAGATACGCGTATCACCTTGGCAATCGGACGCCCTTCCCGTGCCAAGCGAACATTTCGATGGAGTATTAGTTGATGCGCCCTGCAGTTGCACTGGCACGTGGCGACGCAATCCCGATATGCGCTGGCTCGATGATGAAACCGCGATTACCGACAAACCGGCACTGCAGCTCGATATCTTAAGCCGCGCATCTGCCGCGGTAAAATCGGGCGGCGTATTGGTATATGCCACCTGTTCATTGAGTCCTAGTGAAAATGAAGCGGTTGTTGAGTCCTTTTTAGCCACTCACGGTGAATTTACCCTACAAGCATTAACCCACCCATTTACAGGTGATGTTTCATCAATGCTAACGGTCCTTCCCTATCAGGCCGATAGCGACGGCATGTTTGTCGCCAAAATGGTAAAGGGTTAA